The following is a genomic window from Paenibacillus thiaminolyticus.
GCCGCCCCATCGCGCTATGTAATGTTTTTTCTCAAAGCCTTTCCTTAAAATGTCAGCCGTTTTCTTCAAAATGATATCCCCGGTGCTGTGGCCGTAATGATCATTGATGTACTTGAATTTGTCGATGTCGATAAAAAAGATGGTAATCGTCTGCGATTTGCGTTTTGCTTTCGCTTTTATTTTCGCGAAATTTTTCATAATGAATCTGCGGTTGTATACTTTGGTCAGCGCGTCTCTTTCCGCTTCCCTTTTCACCATTTCATACTTTCGACCGAACCACCAAATGAATATGACCTGTATGAGTAAAGCGGCAAACAAGACGATATCCACATCGCCAATCAAATAGAAGATATAGGCATAGACCGTGACTAACATCGTCAGCATGCCAAATCCGATATAAGCGTTCCTTTTGTTGCCCATCATATCAACCCTTTGCTCTGGTAACTCCGTACTCAAACGTCCAATAATAGTTCAGCAGAAAATTACTTGGCGGAACGACGAAAATGACGAGCAGTTGCCCGAGCACATACGGCCATCGCATCCATTCCACCGCAACGTATATCACCCCCGTATTCATAAGCAGACCGACCGACGAGACGACCGCGTATTTGATGAAAGCCGACCGTCCTCCCCGCGTCTTGCCGAATGTCCACAACAAGTTCAGGATGTAAGACACGATAAGCACAAGAAGGAAGCCGATAGCGGAACTGATGATCGGATTCATTCCAAGCCATTCTACCAACAAGACAAGCACTCCAACATGCAAGAGAGTGCCCAGTACGCCGACGGCGCCGTATTTCATCATTTTTTTAACCATAACAGTTCGCTTCCGCTAGTTGGCATCTCCGTTTCTCGTGCTGCGATCCGCTCCCCGATGACATAGCGCGGCCGCCCTTTCGCTTCATTGTAGATGGACGCGATATACTCGCCGATAATGCCTAGGCTGACCATAACGATGCTGCCGATAATCAGCTGCAGCAGAATAACGGTCGTGAAGCCCGTTACCGCCTCGCCGACGATTTTGCGGTACAGTGTCTGCCCGCCCAAAATAATCGCCCCGATCAAAAACATAATGCCAGCCAGCGTCACGAAGCGCAGCGGCAGCGACGAGAAGGAGGTCACGGCTTGAACCGCCAGTCTGATCAGGCCGAGGAAGCTCCACCGCGTCGTGCTGCCGGCGCGTTCCGGAACTTCGAACTCAATCTGGGTTCTGCTGAAGCCGAGCCAAGCTGTCATGCCGCGGAAGAAGGTTTTGCGCTCGGGCATATTCCGCCAAGCTTCCACAACCTTGCCGTCCAGCAGCTTGAAGTCGGAGGCGCCTCGCAGGTCGAAGCCCGACAATCGGTTCAATATATAATAAAACGACGCAGAGCCTAATTTGTTGCGCAGCGGCTCCTTCCCGCGGCTTCGCTTCACGCATTCGACGATTTCATAGCCATCTTCCTTCCACAGGCGCACCATTTCCCCCAGGAGCGAAGGCGGGTGCTGGAGATCCGCATCCATCACGATGACGGCGCGGCCTCTCGCATGCTCCAGCCCGGCGCATAACGCAAGCTCCTTCCCGAAATTGCGGCTTAAGCGGATCGCTGACAATTCAGCAAAGCGCCGGCAGGTCTCCTCAATCCGCAACCAAGTCCGATCCGTCGAGCCGTCATCAACGATAAGCATTTCGAAGCTCTCGCCAAGCTGCGCCAGCTGTTCACGAATGATTGCCAACGTTCCATCAATATGAACTTCCTCGTTATACACTGGGAGAATGATCGTCATATCCGGTCTCATTGCTCACTCACACCCGCTTCTTTCTTTACTTTATACAACCGCCACAGACCGCCGTTTTCATCGCCGAACTCTTTGTGGAGCTCGCACCATTCCGCCCCTTTTTCATAGAAATCAGGGTATAACCGGTTATCTGCGCTTAAAGCGGAACTGATATTGGGCTTCGGGCTTAAAATATAATCGACGCCCTGACCTTGCGGATCCGCCAATGCATCGCGAAAATTAAAATCGCTCGTAATAATGTACCGGCTCGGTTTTTCACTGTTCAGAATGATATAAAAGGCGGAATACGAGTCCATTAAAATTTTGTCCCGCCGCAATTCGCTATCCAAGTAACGCGCAACCTCGCGGTCCACTTCCTGCAGATTGGCATGCTCTTGCGCATGCAGCATTTTGTTCTCATCCGGCGCGATATCCGGGTTGAACCAGGCCCATGTCAGCACCGCGGCCGACAATACCAGACTCGCCGCCGCAATTCCCGAATTCCACAGCGACTTCCTCACCTTGCTCAGCTCATAAGGAATCCAGGCAACCGTAATCGGAAATACGTACATGAAATACCGGAACCATCCGAACGAAGTGCCTTTGACAAGCAGCAAATACTGTAAAGCCACAATGGAAAACACCATCGACGCCAAGCCGGCAAGCTCCCATAGATGGGCCCTGCGGTTGATAATGCGAAGCAGCACGACGCCAATGAGCGGAATGGAGAAGTACGCCATCTTCTTCAGCACGAATAGTAAGCTGTTGAACGGGTGGCCGATGAGATGCATGAATTGCTGATCGGAAGCCAGCATTGCCGACTGCTCTACGTTCGAATACTCGGAATTCAAGAAATAGAACGGATTGCCCATAATGAGATAGTTCAGCAAAATCCAGAGCAGGCCCGAATATACAATCGGCGACCATACCAAAGTCATGACGCTTTCGATCTGCTCATATTTATTGCGGAATCCCGTTCTCCCCGCTCCCGGCTTCTTGTCGGCGCGGAACAGCAGCGCCAGTATGACGGTAAGGCCCAGGCCGATACCAAATGGCACCGCTTCATACCGCGTCCAGAACGCCATCGCAAGGGCCAAGGACAACTTCAGCAAGCTGCCGACGTTGCGGTCCTTGAACCAATAAGTCAGATGAACGACCGAGTACATCGTAAAAAAGATAAACGGCGCGTCGCTCAATCCGTTCATGCCGAACAAAAACATAAACGGGTTGAAAGCAAACAGTAGACTGATGGCGACGCTCACCCAACGGGATACACCGTGGGAATCCCCGGCCTGCACCAGCAAGGCGGCCGTACATCCCGCGAACAGGCTGGACATGAACACCCCCGCCAAGCCGGAGGATGCGAGCGCCGGGAACAAGGGATAAAAAGCTAAAAAGGCGATTTCCACCAGGCTTGGAAGCGGATTCCACACGAAGCCGATGGCTCCGAGATGGGGATCGCCGCTATACAGCACGTAGAAGGCGTCGGCTACCCGGCTCATCGCATCCGTATGCACATAACCAATATGATGACTGACATAATAACCCGCGATCCATTCAGTCACGAACACAACGGAGAACACGAGCCAATATACATGCCGAGACGTGCGCTGTTGAACCGCAGCCGGCAATAAGTCAGGCGAATGATAGGATGCTGCGACTTCCATTTACACTCCAACATCCTTTCCAGTCATTTGTTGGACAACCACATCCGGCTCCGTCAAGCCGTGTGTCGTTTTTTCCCAATAGAACGGCCGTGTTATCAACTGCCACAACGCTTTTAAGGCGGCAATGCTCATCAACACCCAATAGATGGGTGTCAAAAAGGCGTATTTGACGATGCCGTATGAAAACACGCGTTCGTTCTTGCGTTCCATCTCATCAATCACCCAGTATACCCCGGCCGCGTTGCTCAAGATGAATAAGAAGTTCCCGATCAAAAACTCGATGGCCGCGATGTAATAAATAATGCCGGGGAAGAACTTCGGCACAAATTCCATTTCCCAGCCGTACCATAGAATGAGCAGCGCCCAGAAGATCGGGTTGAGCAGCGGAAGAAGAGGGGCGGACAAGACCATGACCTGAAAACCGAAAAAGCCTCTGGGACCCAATTCCTTCCACAACTTGAGCGGATTGCGCATATGGACAAGCCAGGTCTGCATATACCCCTTGATCCACCGGGAGCGCTGCCGAATCCAATTGCCTACGCGGCTGTTCGCTTCCTCCCATGTACGCGAATCGACGATGGCCGTCATATATCCCTTCTTGTATAAGCGAATGCCCAGATCGGCGTCTTCCGTTACGTTATAAGGATCCCCTGCGTTGAGCTCTTTCAACACCGAGGTTTTAAAATGGTTGGAGGTTCCTCCGAGCGGGATAGGTAAATTCAGCTTCATAATTCCTGGCAGCAGCAGTTCGAACCACATGCTGTATTCTTGGGTGAACCACCGCGTCATCAAATTTTGGTCGCTGTTGAAATAATTCAATTTTGCCTGCACGCATACGACGTTGGACGGACTATTCCGGAAAGCAAGAAACACTTTCTTCAATTGATCGGGATCCGGGCGATCCTCCGCGTCATAAATGACGACATAGTCGCCACGCGCGCGGATCAATCCGTAATTGCATGCCTTCGGCTTTGTTTTCGGCAAGCTGTGCGGCACGACAAGCACCGTATAATAGGCCGGCAGCTTCATTCCGGCTAGGAGCTCCTGCGCTTCAATATCGTCTTCTTCGATCAGCAGCCGGACATCCAGCTTGGCCTTCGGGTAATCCAACCGCTCCAGATTATCAAGCAAATGCGGGATAACATTGCTTTCTTTGTACATCGGGACAAGAATTGTATAGATTGGCAGCTCTTTCTCGTCT
Proteins encoded in this region:
- a CDS encoding GtrA family protein, which encodes MVKKMMKYGAVGVLGTLLHVGVLVLLVEWLGMNPIISSAIGFLLVLIVSYILNLLWTFGKTRGGRSAFIKYAVVSSVGLLMNTGVIYVAVEWMRWPYVLGQLLVIFVVPPSNFLLNYYWTFEYGVTRAKG
- a CDS encoding glycosyltransferase family 2 protein, with the protein product MILETTSPGRLGDLLVSEGLITDSQLRSALEHQQQYGGRLGDNVVALYGVSPEAVERLMKRTGGKGLLGEMLVQSGDITQEQLDQALEFQRKSGGILGDILLSLQMIEPGPLYRAIATQQQIGRIGTEYSFEQETKLPEATARAYDAVIVNKLANRSLIAVGSPLTDTQMTELEAYIGGPIEQVLATREEMVFFWKSVYETELMQASTDKLMEENPENSAHVTFTTPQFIFILVLAALVVIGLLWNWFATLIMLNIIVQVAYFAMSFFKFVITLKGTRSTAQLRLTEEELLAIDEKELPIYTILVPMYKESNVIPHLLDNLERLDYPKAKLDVRLLIEEDDIEAQELLAGMKLPAYYTVLVVPHSLPKTKPKACNYGLIRARGDYVVIYDAEDRPDPDQLKKVFLAFRNSPSNVVCVQAKLNYFNSDQNLMTRWFTQEYSMWFELLLPGIMKLNLPIPLGGTSNHFKTSVLKELNAGDPYNVTEDADLGIRLYKKGYMTAIVDSRTWEEANSRVGNWIRQRSRWIKGYMQTWLVHMRNPLKLWKELGPRGFFGFQVMVLSAPLLPLLNPIFWALLILWYGWEMEFVPKFFPGIIYYIAAIEFLIGNFLFILSNAAGVYWVIDEMERKNERVFSYGIVKYAFLTPIYWVLMSIAALKALWQLITRPFYWEKTTHGLTEPDVVVQQMTGKDVGV
- a CDS encoding glycosyltransferase family 2 protein produces the protein MTIILPVYNEEVHIDGTLAIIREQLAQLGESFEMLIVDDGSTDRTWLRIEETCRRFAELSAIRLSRNFGKELALCAGLEHARGRAVIVMDADLQHPPSLLGEMVRLWKEDGYEIVECVKRSRGKEPLRNKLGSASFYYILNRLSGFDLRGASDFKLLDGKVVEAWRNMPERKTFFRGMTAWLGFSRTQIEFEVPERAGSTTRWSFLGLIRLAVQAVTSFSSLPLRFVTLAGIMFLIGAIILGGQTLYRKIVGEAVTGFTTVILLQLIIGSIVMVSLGIIGEYIASIYNEAKGRPRYVIGERIAARETEMPTSGSELLWLKK
- a CDS encoding GGDEF domain-containing protein — translated: MMGNKRNAYIGFGMLTMLVTVYAYIFYLIGDVDIVLFAALLIQVIFIWWFGRKYEMVKREAERDALTKVYNRRFIMKNFAKIKAKAKRKSQTITIFFIDIDKFKYINDHYGHSTGDIILKKTADILRKGFEKKHYIARWGGDEFIVLMLSDGSSGMKIMQRYFADKLASLSKELKINVTFSVGFEVCSDKHRNLTDILDAADRKMYRHKNNKVPAAK